From the Danaus plexippus chromosome 5, MEX_DaPlex, whole genome shotgun sequence genome, one window contains:
- the LOC116769128 gene encoding pupal cuticle protein C1B-like has protein sequence MQRFIVFVSFLACAAAAPGLLVAHASPVVASVHAVPVVGSKTTITKSSQVVNHGSPVVHAVHTPVVAAVPVVKAAVVAPVVHAVHAAPVVHAVHAAPVVHAVHAAPVVHAVHAAPVVHAVHAAPVVVKTVPSAVSHSSSVVSHTPIKALPVVAVH, from the exons ATGCAGAGATTC ATCGTATTCGTATCTTTCCTGGCTTGCGCCGCGGCCGCCCCTGGTCTCTTGGTGGCGCACGCCTCCCCCGTGGTGGCTTCAGTCCACGCGGTTCCCGTCGTCGGATCAAAGACGACCATCACTAAGAGCAGTCAGGTTGTGAACCACGGATCGCCCGTGGTCCACGCCGTCCACACTCCTGTGGTTGCAGCCGTCCCTGTTGTGAAAGCCGCCGTAGTTGCTCCAGTGGTTCACGCCGTACACGCTGCCCCAGTGGTTCACGCCGTACACGCTGCCCCAGTGGTTCATGCTGTACACGCTGCCCCAGTTGTTCATGCTGTACACGCTGCTCCAGTAGTCCACGCTGTACACGCTGCCCCCGTCGTCGTAAAGACCGTACCCTCAGCAGTGTCACACAGTAGCTCCGTCGTCAGTCACACCCCGATCAAAGCTCTCCCAGTTGTTGCCGTACACtaa